From a region of the Haematobia irritans isolate KBUSLIRL chromosome 4, ASM5000362v1, whole genome shotgun sequence genome:
- the LOC142233082 gene encoding uncharacterized protein LOC142233082: protein MASQELIDQIKETVIEKFAELKSACLMREKLLLRQLEVINTTSKQQLRQKEDPDNLTPGTIEFFVDNEKELLAAIRSFGRLQLTNINLTLQNQNEEEPSGEHETMFKGLNESSKEGAEEEKESIVVDFSHHKSLMERNAKLVNDSIINITLKEAKELIKQAKNKRETLVPPLNLEELDDEVESSIAEVVSSLEANSEHFSNSHNNKYSQTQQTSSKQKRFKPKITINNCNGTINLRNIASLTINCSTEENIQAQIPVKYVPSQGPVNDDNVEEAEEPSSSSRSKESKQSNKSKTLVESLVSSSSNTEECTSPSSTTSQVTTPNSLSNFSSNNSSRSQSKKNKNKKSHSKTDKIAMPMESGSSTTTNNHEYAAVDSSSNEVTCDFYNRLLNEIKRSINQQQKTRTKYSSTDPRHHQAMADSTSQSDYAGDNNGNSRRFILKNFENLKIILEANSSGDEESFHPVQIEQWLAEIISETDLEPMQNTDIVLEHSKIHNESEET from the exons ATGGCTTCGCAGGAATTAATTGACCAA ATAAAAGAAAccgtaattgaaaaatttgctgAACTTAAATCTGCATGTTTGATGCGTGAAAAATTGTTGCTACGACAACTGGAAGTTATAAATACGACAAGTAAACAACAATTACGCCAAAAAGAGGATCCAGACAATCTCACTCCCGGTACCATAGAGTTTTTCGTTGACAACGAAAAAGAGCTGCTGGCAGCAATTCGTAGCTTTGGTCGCCTTCAGCTGACAAATATAAACCTGACTTTGCAGAACCAAAACGAAGAGGAACCCTCCGGTGAACATGAGACAATGTTTAAGGGACTCAACGAGAGCAGTAAAGAAGGTGCCGAGGAGGAGAAGGAGAGTATTGTTGTTGACTTTTCACACCACAAAAGTTTAATGGAACGAAATGCTAAACTAGTCAATGACAGCATTATCAACATAACTCTGAAAGAGGCCAAGGAATTGATTAAACAGGCCAAAAACAAGAGAGAAACCCTAGTACCACCATTAAATCTCGAAGAACTTGATGATGAAGTGGAATCATCTATAGCTGAAGTCGTCTCTAGTTTAGAAGCTAATTCAGAGCATTTTTCGAACAGCCACAATAATAAGTACTCGCAAACACAACAAACGTCATCAAAGCAAAAACGTTTTAAGCCAAAAATCACCATAAACAATTGCAATGGTACTATCAATTTAAGGAACATAGCCTCCTTGACAATTAATTGCTCTACTGAGGAAAACATACAAGCACAAATACCTGTGAAATACGTTCCAAGCCAGGGACCTGTTAATGATGATAATGTAGAAGAGGCAGAAGAGCCATCCTCATCGAGCAGAAGCAAAGAAAGTAAACAATCAAACAAGTCTAAAACTTTGGTGGAATCTTTGGTATCTTCAAGTTCAAATACAGAAGAATGTACCTCACCCTCATCGACCACCAGTCAAGTTACCACCCCCAAtagtttatcaaatttttccaGCAATAACAGTTCTCGTTCGCAATCAAagaagaataaaaacaaaaaatctcatTCAAAAACCGATAAAATAGCAATGCCAATGGAGAGTGGTTCTTCCACTACCACCAACAATCACGAATATGCTGCAGTTGATTCGTCATCGAATGAAGTCACATGCGATTTCTATAACCGTTTGCTTAATGAAATCAAAAGGTCCATTAACCAACAACAGAAAACACGGACAAAATATTCATCTACAGACCCACGCCACCATCAAGCGATGGCAGATTCTACTTCACAAAGTGATTATGCTGGCGACAACAATGGCAATAGCCGTCgtttcattttgaaaaatttcgaaaatcttaaaattatttTGGAAGCCAATAGCAGTGGAGATGAGGAATCATTCCATCCGGTGCAAATAGAACAATGGCTAGCTGAGATTATATCGGAGACTGATTTGGAACCAATGCAGAATACCGATATTGTATTGGAacattcaaaaattcacaacgaATCCGAAGAGACATAA
- the Pbgs gene encoding porphobilinogen synthase — MDKKLHSGIHHPTLRLLQESGCEITPHNLMYPVFVVCDDDALQPIGSMPGQSRMGINKLKEHLEPLVAKGLSSILIFGVVECDMKDDQATNADSEKNPVVKALPLLRKWFPNLLLACDVCLCPYMSHGHCGVLDECGLRNDESIARLAQVAVAYARAGAHIVAPSDMMDNRIKAIKEGLIEAKLENRVSVLSYSAKFASNFYGPFRDAAKSAPAFGDRRCYQLPSGSKGLAMRAVQRDVTEGADMLMVKPGMPYLDILRQTKDTFPSHPLYVYQVSGEYAMLFYAHMHGAFELKDALMESMKGFRRAGADCIITYFTPKILDILLEEK; from the coding sequence ATGGATAAGAAACTACACAGTGGCATTCATCATCCTACATTGCGTCTATTGCAAGAATCCGGATGTGAAATAACTCCACATAATTTAATGTATCCCGTATTTGTGGTTTGCGATGACGATGCCCTGCAGCCCATAGGCAGTATGCCGGGACAATCAAGAATGGGAATAAATAAGctgaaagaacatctcgagcctTTGGTTGCCAAGGGCTTAAGTTCTATACTAATTTTTGGAGTTGTAGAATGTGATATGAAAGATGACCAGGCCACAAATGCCGACTCGGAAAAGAATCCCGTTGTTAAGGCTTTACCATTGTTACGGAAATGGTTTCCCAATTTATTGCTAGCTTGTGATGTCTGCCTGTGTCCCTACATGTCTCACGGGCATTGTGGGGTCCTCGACGAATGTGGTCTACGCAATGATGAAAGCATTGCTCGTTTGGCCCAAGTTGCAGTAGCCTATGCCAGGGCAGGAGCTCATATTGTGGCACCTTCCGATATGATGGACAATCGCATAAAAGCCATTAAGGAaggtctaatagaagcaaaattaGAAAATCGTGTATCCGTGCTCTCCTACTCAGCGAAATTCGCTTCTAATTTCTACGGTCCTTTCAGAGATGCTGCAAAGAGTGCCCCAGCCTTTGGTGACCGACGATGTTATCAACTGCCTAGTGGTTCAAAGGGTCTAGCTATGCGAGCTGTCCAAAGAGATGTTACAGAAGGTGCAGACATGCTTATGGTAAAACCTGGTATGCCCTATTTGGATATACTGAGACAAACCAAGGACACCTTTCCTAGTCATCCTCTATACGTGTACCAAGTATCCGGTGAATACGCTATGCTTTTTTATGCTCATATGCATGGTGCTTTTGAGTTGAAAGATGCTCTCATGGAATCCATGAAAGGTTTTCGCCGTGCGGGTGCCGATTGCATCATAACATATTTTACACCgaaaattttggatattttgCTTGAGGAAAAATGA